The Candidatus Methylomirabilota bacterium genomic interval AAGAAGAGGTTCCGCCTGTGATGCGGCTGGTCGTCGGGATCACGGGCGCGACGGGCTCGATCTACGGCATCCGCCTCCTCGAGGTGCTGCGCGGTCACGCCGAGGTGCAGACGCACCTCGTGATCTCGGCGCCCGGCAAGCGCACGATCGTCGAGGAGACCGCGTACGCGACGAAGGACGTCGAGGCGCTCGCGGCGCACCACTACGACAACCGCGACATCGGCGCGTCCATCGCCTCGGGCTCGTTCCGCACGATGGGCACGGTGATCGCGCCGTGCTCGATCAAGACCGCGGGCGCGATCGCCTCGTGCCACAGCGACTCGCTCATCGCGCGCGCGGCCGACGTCACGCTGAAGGAGGGCCGGCCCCTCATCCTGCTCGTGCGCGAGACGCCGCTGCACCTGGGCCACGTGAAGTGCCTGCTGGCGCTCGCCGAGATGGGCGCGGTCCTGCTGCCGCCGATGCCGGCGTTCTACAACCGGCCGAAGGACATCGACGACATCGTCAACCACACGGTCGCGCGCGTGCTCGACCGGCTCAATCTGCCGCAGACGCTCGTCGCCGAATGGCAAGGGACGAACCGCCCGGCGAAGGGCGAGCCGGGTGATTGACCTCTCGGTCGTCATTCCCGTCTACAACGAAGAGGAGAACCTCCCGCCCCTCTGGCAGGAGCTCGCCGGCGTGCTCGGCGGCCTCGGCCTCGCCTTCGAGGTCGTCTTCGTGGACGACGGGAGCCGCGACAGGAGCGCCGAGATCATCCGCGGCTTCCGCGAGGCGGACCCGTGCGTGCGGCTCGTGCGCCTCAAGACGAACGCCGGTGAGACGGCGGCGACCGACGCGGGCTTCAAGGCCGCGCGCGGGCGCTTCGTCGTCGTGATGGACGCCGACCTCCAGAACGACCCGCGCGACATTCCGACGCTCCTCGGGCACCTCGACACGTGGGATGCCGCCACCGGCTGGCGCGTGGACCGCGGCGCGGGCGACGGCTGGCTCCGGCGCGTGTCCTCGCGCGTCGCGAACCGCGTGCGCAACGCGCTCTCCGACGAGACGGTCGAGGACAGCGGATGCACGTTCCGGGCGTTCCGCCGCGAGTGCCTGCGCGGCCTCGTCCTCTACCGCGGCTTCCACCGCTTCATCCCGACGCTCCTCCGGATGCGGGGCTACCGCGTCGTCGAGGTGCCGGTGCGCCACCGCCCGCGCCGGTTCGGGGCCTCGAAGTACGGCGTGTGGAATCGCGCGGTCGTCGCCTTCGTGGACCTGCTCGCGGTCCGCTGGATGAAGTCGCGCCTGCTCCGCTACGAGATCGCGGAGAGCCTGGGCGGCGACCTCGTCGAGGAGTAGGCCCAGCGTGGACGTCCTGCTGGTCGGCCTCGGCCGCTGGGGCGAGAAGCACCTGCGCGTGCTGCGCGAGCTCGGCGCGACCGTCTGGGCGGCCGACGTCGCCGCGGAGCGGCTGGCGTGGGCGGTCAAGCAGGGCGTGGATCGGACGCGCGCGGTCGCCGACTATCGCGCGGCGCTGCCTCACGTGAAGGCGGCGGATATCGTGACGCCCGCCGACAGCCATCTCGCGATCGCCGGCGCGTGCCTGGCAGCCGGCCTCCACTGCTTCGTCGAGAAGCCGATCACCGCGACCCTCGCCGAGGGCCGGGAGCTCGAGGCGGCGGCGCGCGCGGCGGGCCGCGTCGTCCAGGTCGGGCACATCTTCCGCTTCCACCCCGTGACCGCGACGCTGCGGCAGGCGCTCGTCGCCGGCCGCGTCGGCGCCGTGCGCTTCGCGACGGGCCGGTTCTCCGGCTTCAAGCGGCCGCGCACGGACGTCGGCGTGACCCAGACCGACGCGATCCACTACTTCGACCTCTTCGCGCACCTCTTCGAGCGCGAGGCGACGAGCGTCGCGGCGGTCCAGCGCGACCACCTCGGACGGGGCCTCGACGACATGTCGGTGACGCTCGTGCACTACGGCGACGTTCCCACCGTCGTCGAGGCGAACTACTTCGTGCCGGGCACGCACCGCGAGTGCGTGATCGTCGGCGAGCGCGGGAGCCTCGTCGCCGACTACGGCGCGTCCACGGTCACGCTCCACCTGGGTGAGCTGAGGAAGCAGGGCGCGGAGTGGGAAGCCGTGGACGCGGGCAAGGAGGAGCTCCCCGCGCGCGGCGAGGAGCCGCTCCGGCTCGAGCTCGCCGCGTTCCTGCGCGCGTGCGCGGGC includes:
- a CDS encoding glycosyltransferase family 2 protein → MIDLSVVIPVYNEEENLPPLWQELAGVLGGLGLAFEVVFVDDGSRDRSAEIIRGFREADPCVRLVRLKTNAGETAATDAGFKAARGRFVVVMDADLQNDPRDIPTLLGHLDTWDAATGWRVDRGAGDGWLRRVSSRVANRVRNALSDETVEDSGCTFRAFRRECLRGLVLYRGFHRFIPTLLRMRGYRVVEVPVRHRPRRFGASKYGVWNRAVVAFVDLLAVRWMKSRLLRYEIAESLGGDLVEE
- a CDS encoding Gfo/Idh/MocA family oxidoreductase, with amino-acid sequence MDVLLVGLGRWGEKHLRVLRELGATVWAADVAAERLAWAVKQGVDRTRAVADYRAALPHVKAADIVTPADSHLAIAGACLAAGLHCFVEKPITATLAEGRELEAAARAAGRVVQVGHIFRFHPVTATLRQALVAGRVGAVRFATGRFSGFKRPRTDVGVTQTDAIHYFDLFAHLFEREATSVAAVQRDHLGRGLDDMSVTLVHYGDVPTVVEANYFVPGTHRECVIVGERGSLVADYGASTVTLHLGELRKQGAEWEAVDAGKEELPARGEEPLRLELAAFLRACAGEAPNPVPAAAGVRALAVVEAAARAARLGRTVSL
- a CDS encoding UbiX family flavin prenyltransferase yields the protein MMRLVVGITGATGSIYGIRLLEVLRGHAEVQTHLVISAPGKRTIVEETAYATKDVEALAAHHYDNRDIGASIASGSFRTMGTVIAPCSIKTAGAIASCHSDSLIARAADVTLKEGRPLILLVRETPLHLGHVKCLLALAEMGAVLLPPMPAFYNRPKDIDDIVNHTVARVLDRLNLPQTLVAEWQGTNRPAKGEPGD